A window from Hoeflea sp. IMCC20628 encodes these proteins:
- a CDS encoding Gfo/Idh/MocA family oxidoreductase encodes MDRLRIGIIGLGWFGEIHAETIAGVANLELAALCTRTPERLAEMGTKFGVKKLYRDYHDMLADPDIDAVSICTMWDQHREPAIAALKAGKHVFLEKPIASTVEDGRAITEASKGAKGILYIGHIVRFNPRYRMAKQAIDEGRIGKIVALSSRRNIPAAWTPTILEKIGPIVGDAIHDTDIMLWFTGQRIVSAYAQTVDVRGLKHPDIGQTMYRFADGASATLETVWCMPEKTPFDIDERMSIIGTEGIIHVQDTFPNLGIVDGDRLHSPDTTYWPMFEGVRGGALRDEFTYFASCALDGKEVTIGTPEDATAALEATLAAEESARTGNVVRIG; translated from the coding sequence ATGGATCGTTTGCGAATTGGGATAATCGGTCTTGGCTGGTTTGGCGAGATTCATGCGGAGACCATTGCCGGTGTTGCCAATCTGGAACTGGCGGCGCTGTGCACACGCACGCCCGAAAGGCTTGCGGAGATGGGCACGAAGTTTGGCGTCAAGAAGCTCTACCGCGATTACCATGACATGCTGGCAGATCCCGACATAGACGCAGTGTCGATCTGCACCATGTGGGACCAGCATCGCGAGCCTGCAATTGCCGCGCTGAAGGCCGGCAAGCATGTGTTTCTTGAAAAGCCGATTGCATCCACCGTCGAAGACGGGCGGGCGATCACCGAGGCATCGAAAGGCGCCAAGGGCATTCTCTATATTGGCCACATCGTTCGCTTCAATCCGCGCTACCGAATGGCCAAGCAGGCCATCGACGAGGGTCGTATCGGCAAGATCGTGGCGTTGTCATCACGGCGCAACATTCCGGCTGCATGGACGCCGACCATTCTCGAAAAGATCGGTCCGATTGTCGGCGATGCCATCCACGACACCGACATCATGCTGTGGTTCACCGGCCAGCGCATCGTCTCGGCCTATGCCCAGACTGTTGATGTGCGCGGGCTCAAGCATCCCGATATAGGGCAGACAATGTACCGTTTCGCCGATGGCGCCAGCGCCACGCTGGAGACGGTTTGGTGCATGCCGGAAAAGACCCCCTTTGATATCGACGAGCGCATGTCGATCATCGGCACCGAAGGCATCATTCACGTCCAGGATACGTTCCCCAATCTCGGCATTGTCGACGGAGACAGGCTTCATTCTCCGGACACCACCTATTGGCCGATGTTCGAAGGGGTGCGTGGCGGAGCGCTGCGTGACGAGTTCACCTATTTTGCCTCCTGTGCACTGGACGGCAAGGAAGTGACCATCGGCACGCCCGAGGATGCGACTGCGGCTCTGGAAGCCACGCTTGCGGCCGAGGAATCCGCTCGGACCGGCAATGTCGTGAGGATCGGCTGA
- a CDS encoding alanine racemase, whose protein sequence is MTGLPEILQNQLESLDRTLDTLETPAVLIDAGIADANLVRWQQRCDDLGIANRPHIKTHRSVAWAMRQLQLGACGITVQTVGEAEVMADGGITDILLTTNVLGAAKLERLGAVAARTKLAVVADSDAVVDAVAQAARNAGASITVLVECDTGGARCGIADPSAVSALAQRISGTEGVQFGGLMTYPAAGKRLESQEALQAAISACRSAGLQVPVVTSGGSPDMWSDEGLEPVTEYRAGTYIYNDRALLAHGAATLDQCAMTVLATVVSRPTADRAIIDAGSKALTSDLLGLDGYGLVLEHPEAKLYQLNEEHGLLDVSACAVQPDVGDRIHVLPNHTCVVTNLFDRLYVVAGGQLLGTLPVDARGKSG, encoded by the coding sequence GTGACAGGATTGCCTGAAATATTGCAAAACCAACTCGAATCATTGGACCGTACTCTCGACACACTGGAAACACCCGCCGTGCTGATTGATGCGGGTATCGCTGACGCTAACCTCGTGCGCTGGCAGCAGCGGTGCGATGACCTGGGCATTGCCAACCGTCCGCATATCAAGACCCACCGGAGTGTGGCCTGGGCCATGCGGCAGCTTCAGCTTGGTGCTTGTGGCATCACCGTGCAAACGGTGGGCGAGGCGGAAGTGATGGCCGATGGTGGTATCACCGACATCCTATTAACGACCAATGTGCTGGGTGCTGCCAAGCTCGAGCGGCTTGGCGCGGTGGCGGCGCGCACAAAACTTGCCGTGGTCGCCGACAGCGACGCGGTGGTTGACGCCGTTGCCCAGGCCGCACGCAATGCCGGTGCGTCGATAACCGTGCTTGTCGAGTGTGACACCGGCGGTGCCCGCTGCGGGATTGCCGATCCGTCTGCCGTTTCCGCTCTTGCGCAGCGCATTTCTGGCACTGAAGGCGTACAGTTTGGCGGCCTGATGACCTATCCGGCCGCAGGCAAACGGCTAGAGTCACAGGAAGCCTTGCAAGCTGCGATCAGCGCATGTCGATCAGCCGGGCTTCAGGTCCCCGTGGTGACATCCGGTGGCAGCCCGGACATGTGGTCCGATGAGGGGCTGGAACCGGTGACTGAATATCGCGCGGGGACCTATATCTACAATGACCGGGCCCTGCTTGCTCATGGCGCCGCTACACTTGATCAGTGCGCCATGACAGTGCTGGCGACCGTGGTCAGCCGCCCCACCGCTGACCGCGCCATTATTGACGCCGGCTCCAAGGCGTTGACCAGCGATCTGCTCGGGCTTGATGGCTACGGGCTGGTACTCGAACACCCCGAAGCAAAGCTCTATCAGCTCAACGAGGAGCATGGTTTGCTCGACGTGTCGGCCTGTGCGGTGCAGCCCGATGTGGGCGACCGCATTCATGTGCTGCCCAACCACACCTGTGTCGTCACCAATTTGTTTGACAGGCTCTATGTCGTCGCAGGCGGACAGCTTCTCGGCACATTGCCGGTTGACGCCCGCGGCAAATCCGGCTGA
- a CDS encoding RidA family protein: MTKKQCFGTSHVPLSPAVRAGDFVYVSGQVPVDGNGKIIDGGVGAQTTKVLENISAALALAGCELSDVVKTTVWLKQAEDFAEFNAAYAPFFKQDPPARSTAESRLMIDILVEIEAIAYKPV; encoded by the coding sequence ATGACAAAAAAACAGTGTTTCGGAACTTCTCACGTGCCGCTCTCTCCTGCGGTCAGGGCGGGTGATTTCGTCTATGTGTCGGGCCAGGTTCCGGTTGACGGCAATGGCAAAATCATTGACGGCGGAGTCGGTGCGCAGACCACCAAGGTGCTTGAGAACATCTCCGCAGCGCTGGCACTGGCCGGCTGCGAACTTTCCGATGTGGTCAAGACTACTGTCTGGCTGAAGCAGGCTGAGGACTTTGCGGAATTCAATGCCGCCTATGCGCCATTTTTCAAGCAAGACCCGCCGGCCCGCTCGACTGCTGAATCGCGGCTGATGATTGACATCCTGGTTGAGATCGAAGCCATCGCTTACAAGCCTGTCTGA
- a CDS encoding SDR family NAD(P)-dependent oxidoreductase, with protein MNSYDYSGKVAVVTGGANGIGAAVAERMARSGARVAIWDMDIATPEAKITAIAEASRILVQVDVSDADSVGAALAHTEKEFGKIDILVNSAGIAGPTSTLAEYPLEMWRKVQQVNVDGTFLCCKAVVPGMMARNFGRIVNVASVAGKEGNPNASAYSASKAAVIALTKSLGKELAGQDIAVNCVTPATAQTRILDQMSEEFIAYMLSKIPRGRFVTVDEITSMIMWMASVENSFTTGSAFDLSGGRATY; from the coding sequence ATGAACAGCTATGATTATTCAGGCAAGGTTGCGGTTGTTACCGGAGGCGCCAATGGCATCGGTGCTGCTGTAGCTGAGCGGATGGCCAGATCCGGTGCCCGTGTGGCGATATGGGACATGGATATTGCTACGCCGGAAGCGAAGATTACTGCAATTGCCGAGGCGAGCCGGATATTGGTTCAGGTCGATGTCAGCGATGCAGACAGTGTGGGCGCTGCATTGGCACACACCGAAAAGGAGTTCGGCAAGATTGACATCCTCGTCAACAGCGCCGGCATCGCCGGACCGACGAGCACGCTGGCCGAATATCCCTTGGAGATGTGGCGCAAGGTGCAGCAGGTCAATGTCGACGGCACGTTTTTGTGCTGCAAAGCCGTGGTGCCAGGCATGATGGCGCGCAATTTCGGCAGGATCGTCAATGTTGCGTCGGTCGCCGGCAAGGAGGGCAACCCCAACGCCTCGGCCTACTCGGCCTCAAAGGCGGCGGTGATTGCCTTGACAAAATCGCTGGGCAAAGAATTGGCAGGGCAAGATATTGCCGTCAATTGCGTCACACCCGCAACTGCCCAGACCCGGATTCTCGACCAGATGAGCGAAGAGTTCATCGCCTACATGCTGTCCAAAATTCCGCGCGGCCGGTTTGTCACGGTCGACGAAATCACCAGCATGATCATGTGGATGGCCTCTGTCGAAAACTCTTTCACCACCGGTTCGGCATTCGATCTGTCGGGCGGCCGGGCTACTTATTAG
- a CDS encoding iron-containing alcohol dehydrogenase yields MSPFVFNTTKSIQFGAGSLARLGELALALIGSRVFLVTDPGMMATGIVDRAVTILKAAGIEVTLFSEVQADPPEAVIQTAAEIAHLADVGGVIGLGGGSSLDVAKLVALLAAGKEELKSVYGVGNAKGPRLPLILVPTTSGTGSEVTPISIVTTGASQKMAVVSPVLLPDIALLDPELTYGLPSHVTAATGIDAMVHAIEAYASASANNNPLSRMLAIQALKLMGPALLRAVQNGDDADARADMLLGSMLAGQAFANSPVAAVHALAYPLGGHFHIPHGLSNALVLPHVLRFNAVTAHQAYVDLAPHLFPDLASFDGQERVAAFCDRLAALSSDCGLPQTLRDMKITEDWLPKLAKDAMNQTRLLVNNPRPVTEADALAIYTAAF; encoded by the coding sequence ATGTCTCCGTTTGTTTTCAATACCACCAAGAGCATCCAGTTCGGAGCCGGTTCGCTTGCCAGGCTGGGTGAACTGGCTCTGGCACTTATAGGCTCGCGAGTGTTCCTCGTCACCGATCCAGGAATGATGGCCACGGGTATCGTCGATCGGGCGGTGACAATTCTCAAAGCCGCCGGAATAGAGGTGACCCTGTTTTCAGAAGTTCAGGCCGACCCTCCGGAAGCCGTGATCCAGACCGCGGCCGAGATCGCCCATTTGGCCGATGTCGGCGGGGTGATCGGGCTTGGCGGCGGTTCCTCCCTCGATGTGGCCAAGCTGGTGGCGTTGCTGGCTGCTGGCAAGGAAGAGCTGAAATCGGTCTATGGTGTCGGGAATGCCAAGGGACCACGGCTGCCGCTGATTCTGGTACCGACAACGTCGGGAACCGGGTCGGAAGTGACGCCGATTTCGATCGTCACCACGGGAGCTTCGCAGAAAATGGCCGTCGTCTCGCCCGTGCTTCTGCCTGATATTGCGCTTCTTGATCCGGAGCTCACCTATGGCTTGCCGTCGCACGTGACTGCAGCCACGGGCATCGATGCCATGGTGCATGCGATCGAGGCCTATGCCTCTGCCAGCGCCAACAACAATCCGCTGTCACGCATGCTTGCCATCCAGGCGCTGAAGCTGATGGGCCCGGCGCTCTTGAGGGCAGTGCAAAATGGCGATGACGCCGATGCCCGGGCGGACATGTTGCTAGGTTCGATGCTGGCCGGGCAGGCTTTTGCCAACTCGCCGGTGGCGGCAGTTCATGCGCTGGCCTATCCGCTGGGCGGGCATTTCCATATTCCGCATGGGCTGTCCAATGCGCTGGTGCTGCCGCATGTGTTGCGCTTCAACGCGGTCACCGCCCATCAAGCCTATGTTGATCTCGCGCCGCATTTGTTTCCAGACCTGGCTTCGTTTGACGGGCAGGAGCGGGTTGCTGCATTTTGCGACAGGCTTGCTGCCCTTTCATCCGATTGCGGATTGCCGCAGACCTTGCGTGACATGAAGATCACCGAGGACTGGCTGCCGAAACTCGCCAAGGATGCGATGAACCAGACGCGTTTGCTGGTCAACAATCCGCGCCCGGTGACCGAAGCAGATGCCTTGGCGATTTACACGGCTGCGTTCTGA
- a CDS encoding sulfatase-like hydrolase/transferase translates to MTDTPNVLWIMADQLRFDYLSCYGHPHLHTPHIDALAARGVRFTRTYVQSPVCGPSRMSAYTGRYVRSHGSTWNGIPLRVGEPTLGDHLRQAGARAVLVGKTHMIADREGMAWLGIDPASEIGVRVSECGFEPFERDDGLHPDSPRQHWSAYDDYLVSLGYKSDNPWEDFANSGLDPDGELMSAWLLKNSRLPANVPEEHSETAYMTNRAMDFMTEAMESDQPWLCHLSYIKPHWPYIVPAPYHDMYGAEHIVDPIRSRSERDTDHPLLRAYQLARVCRSFSRDHVREHVIPAYMGLIKQLDDNLGRLFAWMDEKGLTENTIIAFTSDHGDYMGDHWMGDKDFYHDVAAKVPLIITDPRPEADTTRGTVSDALIEMIDLAPTFMAAMGCAPKPHVVEGRNLAPLLHGKDGFSRYYAISEHDYSSFEMASALEVAQEDARTVMIFDGRWKYIRCEGFRPVLFDLEIDPHELTDLGASGTDEHKQVRSNLEQALLSWSLQHHTRITATAEVLLSQGKTPESGILIGFWDETEYEDTTGNPFSSLTPAGAPASRLK, encoded by the coding sequence ATGACCGATACGCCAAATGTCTTGTGGATCATGGCCGACCAGTTGCGGTTCGATTATCTCAGCTGCTACGGCCACCCGCATCTGCACACCCCGCATATAGACGCCCTGGCGGCGCGCGGCGTGCGTTTTACCAGGACTTATGTGCAATCGCCGGTCTGCGGCCCCTCGCGGATGTCGGCCTATACCGGCCGCTATGTCCGCAGCCATGGCTCGACCTGGAACGGCATACCGCTGCGCGTCGGTGAACCAACACTTGGCGACCATCTGCGCCAAGCCGGCGCCCGGGCAGTGCTGGTCGGCAAGACCCACATGATCGCCGATCGCGAGGGCATGGCCTGGCTTGGCATAGACCCGGCCAGCGAAATCGGCGTCCGAGTGTCCGAATGTGGTTTCGAACCGTTCGAGCGCGATGACGGTCTGCATCCTGACAGCCCGCGCCAGCACTGGTCGGCCTATGATGATTATCTGGTCAGCCTCGGCTACAAATCCGACAATCCGTGGGAGGACTTTGCCAACTCCGGACTCGACCCGGATGGCGAACTGATGTCGGCCTGGCTGCTGAAGAATTCGCGCCTGCCGGCCAATGTGCCCGAGGAACACTCGGAAACTGCCTACATGACCAATCGGGCGATGGACTTCATGACCGAGGCGATGGAGAGCGACCAACCGTGGCTCTGCCACCTGAGCTATATCAAACCGCATTGGCCCTATATCGTGCCTGCGCCCTATCATGACATGTATGGCGCCGAGCACATTGTCGACCCGATCAGGTCCCGGTCCGAGCGAGACACCGACCATCCGTTGTTGCGCGCCTATCAGCTGGCGCGGGTCTGCCGTAGCTTCTCGCGTGATCATGTGCGCGAGCATGTGATCCCGGCCTATATGGGACTGATCAAGCAGCTGGACGACAATCTGGGCCGCCTGTTTGCCTGGATGGACGAAAAAGGACTGACCGAGAACACAATCATCGCGTTCACCTCGGACCATGGCGATTACATGGGCGACCACTGGATGGGCGACAAGGATTTCTACCATGACGTCGCGGCGAAAGTTCCGCTGATCATCACCGACCCGCGGCCCGAGGCGGACACAACACGCGGCACGGTTTCTGACGCTCTGATCGAGATGATCGACCTTGCGCCCACCTTCATGGCCGCGATGGGCTGTGCGCCCAAACCACACGTCGTCGAAGGCCGGAATCTGGCTCCTTTGCTCCATGGAAAGGATGGGTTTTCACGCTACTACGCCATCAGCGAACACGATTATTCCAGCTTCGAAATGGCCAGCGCCCTGGAGGTCGCGCAGGAAGATGCACGCACAGTCATGATCTTTGACGGACGCTGGAAATATATCCGCTGCGAAGGTTTTCGCCCGGTGCTGTTTGATCTTGAGATCGACCCGCACGAACTCACGGACCTGGGCGCGTCCGGCACAGACGAACACAAACAGGTGCGCAGCAACTTGGAACAGGCTCTGCTGTCGTGGTCACTTCAGCATCACACACGGATTACAGCGACAGCCGAGGTCCTGCTAAGTCAGGGCAAAACACCGGAAAGCGGCATCCTCATAGGCTTCTGGGACGAAACCGAATACGAAGACACCACCGGCAACCCCTTCAGCAGCCTCACTCCGGCAGGAGCGCCCGCATCCAGACTGAAGTGA
- a CDS encoding DUF4286 family protein — MGKYNLIALTNPVEGRDDEFNDWYTNEHLDDVLKLPGMMAAQRFCLNDVQHRKGPLEWKYMAVYEIEIDDISETLSALTAASGTDAMKLSPALSDQRMVWIYKPITDRVERPES, encoded by the coding sequence ATGGGTAAATACAATTTGATAGCGCTTACCAATCCTGTTGAAGGACGCGACGACGAGTTCAACGACTGGTATACGAATGAGCATCTCGATGATGTTCTCAAGCTGCCGGGGATGATGGCGGCGCAGCGGTTTTGCCTCAACGATGTGCAGCATCGCAAGGGTCCGCTGGAATGGAAGTATATGGCGGTCTATGAGATCGAGATTGATGACATCTCCGAAACGCTGAGCGCGCTCACGGCTGCAAGCGGAACAGATGCGATGAAGCTGTCACCGGCACTGTCGGACCAGCGAATGGTGTGGATCTACAAGCCGATCACCGACCGTGTCGAGCGTCCCGAATCCTGA
- a CDS encoding electron transfer flavoprotein subunit beta/FixA family protein, with protein sequence MKILVPVKRVVDYNVKIRVKSDGSGVDLANVKMSMNPFDEIAIEEALRLREAGKATEVIAVSIGPAKAEETLRTALAMGADRAILVEVDGIVEPLAVAKILKVIAAEENPDLVILGKQAIDDDANQTGQMLSALLGWSQATFASKVEIGDGSADVTREVDGGLQTISVKLPAIVTTDLRLNEPRYASLPNIMKAKKKPLDKKTAADYGVDTAPRLEVIKTEEPGGRKAGVKVASVAELVDKLKNEAGVL encoded by the coding sequence ATGAAAATTCTCGTGCCGGTCAAGCGGGTGGTTGATTACAACGTCAAGATCCGGGTGAAGTCCGATGGCAGCGGCGTCGATCTGGCCAATGTGAAGATGTCGATGAATCCGTTCGACGAGATCGCCATCGAGGAAGCGCTGCGTCTGCGGGAAGCCGGCAAGGCCACCGAAGTGATTGCCGTGTCGATCGGACCGGCCAAGGCCGAGGAAACCCTGCGCACGGCACTCGCCATGGGCGCCGACCGGGCGATTCTGGTTGAAGTCGACGGCATCGTCGAACCGCTCGCTGTTGCCAAGATCCTCAAGGTCATCGCCGCCGAGGAAAATCCGGATCTGGTGATCCTCGGCAAGCAGGCGATTGATGATGACGCCAACCAGACCGGCCAGATGCTCTCGGCATTGCTCGGCTGGAGCCAGGCCACCTTCGCCTCCAAGGTCGAAATCGGCGATGGTTCTGCCGATGTCACCCGCGAAGTCGATGGCGGGTTGCAGACCATTTCGGTCAAGCTGCCGGCCATCGTCACCACCGATCTGCGCCTCAACGAGCCGCGCTACGCCTCCTTGCCCAACATCATGAAGGCCAAGAAGAAGCCGCTCGACAAGAAGACGGCGGCTGATTACGGCGTCGACACCGCGCCGCGGCTCGAGGTGATCAAGACCGAGGAACCCGGCGGCCGCAAGGCAGGCGTCAAGGTCGCTTCGGTGGCCGAACTGGTCGACAAGCTCAAGAACGAAGCAGGCGTGCTGTAA
- a CDS encoding electron transfer flavoprotein subunit alpha/FixB family protein, translated as MAILILAEHDHASLSDQTAKAVSAASQIGGDVHVLVAGKDAKPAADAAAKLDGVSKVLLAEGDEYANRLAEPLAALVVSLAGDYDTLMAPATTSGKNVMPRIAALLDVMQISDIIEVISVDTFKRPIYAGNALQTVKSSDAKRVITVRTATFSAAGEGGSASVETIASAGDPGLSSFVKDAIATSDRPELTSAKIIISGGRALGSSEKFQSVILPVADKLGAAVGASRAAVDAGYAPNDWQVGQTGKVVAPDLYIACGISGAIQHLAGMKDSKVIVAINKDEEAPIFQVADYGLVADLFEALPELEKAL; from the coding sequence ATGGCCATTCTCATACTAGCCGAACACGACCACGCCTCGCTGTCCGATCAGACCGCCAAGGCCGTCAGCGCCGCATCCCAGATTGGCGGCGACGTGCATGTGCTTGTTGCCGGCAAGGACGCCAAACCAGCAGCCGATGCAGCAGCCAAGCTCGACGGCGTCTCCAAGGTGCTGCTGGCCGAAGGCGATGAATACGCCAACCGGCTTGCCGAACCGCTGGCCGCTCTGGTTGTCTCGCTTGCGGGCGACTACGACACGCTGATGGCGCCTGCGACAACGTCGGGCAAGAACGTCATGCCGCGGATTGCAGCGCTTCTGGATGTCATGCAGATCTCCGACATCATCGAGGTGATCTCGGTCGACACGTTCAAGCGTCCGATCTATGCCGGCAACGCGCTGCAGACCGTCAAGTCGAGCGATGCCAAGCGCGTCATCACGGTGCGCACGGCCACCTTCTCCGCTGCCGGCGAAGGCGGATCAGCCTCGGTTGAAACCATTGCATCTGCCGGCGATCCGGGCCTGTCCTCCTTCGTCAAGGATGCGATTGCCACCAGCGATCGTCCGGAACTGACCTCGGCCAAGATCATCATCTCGGGCGGACGTGCGCTTGGATCATCGGAAAAGTTCCAGAGCGTCATCCTGCCGGTGGCCGACAAGCTCGGTGCCGCCGTTGGTGCATCCCGCGCCGCGGTCGATGCGGGCTATGCGCCCAATGACTGGCAGGTCGGTCAGACCGGCAAGGTGGTTGCCCCGGATCTCTACATTGCCTGCGGAATTTCGGGCGCCATCCAGCACCTGGCCGGCATGAAGGACTCCAAGGTCATCGTCGCCATCAACAAGGACGAGGAAGCGCCGATCTTCCAGGTCGCCGACTACGGTTTGGTCGCGGATCTGTTCGAAGCACTCCCCGAACTCGAAAAGGCGCTTTGA
- a CDS encoding CoA transferase: protein MSQNRGALAGLKVIDLTQMLAGPYCTMLLADQGADVIKIEPINGDPTRTFGPFPADDTEHHFGGYFQSTNRNKKSVAIDLKSEEGKLLFRRLARDADVVAENFRAGVMDRLGIGYEILAAENPKLVYAAIRGFGDPRTGASPYVDRPAFDVVAQAMGGAMGVTGPDAQTPMKIGPGVGDIFPAALAAFGIMAALRHAEKTGEGQFVDVAMYDGIVAMCERIIYQQSYTGRSPVPEGNQHPILCPFGTFSARDGQVTVGCPRDSFWGELTTIIGRPELGQDPKFATNNARLAHSAETIAIVEDWTSVRSKSEIALALDGRVPFGPVNTAEDIFADPHMAARQMLVEVEHPGSSKPVTIASTPVRMTKTPGGVQHRAPLTGEDTFGILESAGLTKDEIADLKQRSIIA from the coding sequence ATGAGCCAGAACCGTGGCGCGCTTGCGGGATTGAAAGTCATCGACCTGACGCAAATGCTGGCCGGTCCCTATTGCACCATGCTTCTGGCGGACCAGGGGGCCGATGTTATCAAGATCGAGCCGATCAATGGTGATCCGACCCGCACCTTCGGACCGTTTCCCGCTGATGATACCGAGCATCATTTCGGCGGCTATTTCCAAAGCACCAACCGCAACAAGAAAAGTGTCGCCATTGATCTCAAAAGCGAGGAAGGCAAGCTGCTGTTTCGGCGACTCGCCCGCGATGCAGATGTGGTGGCCGAGAATTTCCGCGCCGGCGTGATGGATCGTCTGGGCATCGGCTATGAAATACTTGCAGCCGAAAACCCGAAACTGGTCTATGCGGCGATCCGCGGGTTCGGCGATCCGCGCACTGGCGCAAGTCCCTATGTTGACCGGCCGGCCTTTGATGTGGTGGCGCAAGCCATGGGCGGTGCGATGGGGGTGACAGGGCCCGATGCGCAGACACCGATGAAGATCGGCCCGGGTGTCGGGGACATCTTTCCAGCAGCGCTGGCCGCTTTCGGAATCATGGCTGCGTTGCGTCATGCCGAAAAGACGGGCGAGGGCCAGTTCGTCGATGTCGCCATGTATGACGGAATCGTCGCCATGTGCGAGCGCATCATTTACCAGCAATCCTACACCGGTAGATCGCCAGTGCCTGAGGGTAACCAACACCCGATCCTGTGCCCGTTCGGGACCTTTTCGGCACGCGACGGTCAGGTGACCGTCGGTTGTCCGCGGGATTCGTTCTGGGGTGAACTCACGACGATCATCGGGCGCCCGGAACTTGGGCAAGATCCGAAGTTTGCCACCAACAATGCGCGGCTCGCCCACTCAGCCGAGACGATTGCCATCGTCGAGGACTGGACCAGTGTCAGAAGCAAGTCGGAGATTGCGCTGGCGCTCGATGGACGAGTTCCGTTCGGACCGGTCAATACGGCGGAAGACATCTTCGCTGACCCGCACATGGCAGCGCGGCAGATGCTGGTTGAGGTCGAGCATCCGGGGTCGTCCAAGCCGGTCACCATCGCCTCGACCCCGGTGCGGATGACCAAGACACCGGGTGGCGTGCAGCACCGTGCGCCGCTGACCGGTGAAGATACGTTCGGCATCCTTGAATCCGCCGGCCTGACAAAAGACGAGATTGCCGATCTGAAGCAGCGCAGTATCATCGCCTGA
- a CDS encoding NIPSNAP family protein: protein MIIEKRTYTLHPGKTQEFLAIYEAEGLALHTKHLNMLGYFVSDIGPLNQVITMWGYKDMAERDELRAKLYAEPAWIAFGPKTTGYIQKMESMIMKPTSFSPIR from the coding sequence ATGATTATTGAAAAGCGCACCTACACCCTTCATCCAGGCAAGACCCAGGAGTTTCTGGCGATCTACGAGGCTGAAGGATTGGCCTTGCACACCAAACACCTCAATATGCTTGGCTATTTCGTATCCGATATCGGCCCGCTCAATCAGGTCATTACCATGTGGGGCTACAAGGATATGGCTGAGCGTGATGAACTACGCGCCAAGCTCTACGCCGAACCGGCCTGGATCGCGTTTGGCCCCAAGACCACCGGCTACATCCAGAAAATGGAATCGATGATCATGAAGCCAACCAGTTTCTCACCCATTCGGTAG